From the genome of uncultured Methanobacterium sp.:
TTGAGTTATAAGGGCTAAACACGCAATAATTGAAAGTACTGGCACTACTGGGACCAGTGGGCACTTGAATTTCCGTGGTATTTTTGGATGTGTTTTTCGGAGGATTAGTACGGATAAAGCCAGAAAAATGAATGATGAAAGGGCAGCAATGTTAACCAGTTCAAAAATGTCATTTAAAGGTAGTAAACCCGACACCAAAGCAGTAACCACCCCCACTATCAGTATACTAATTGCTGGGGATTTGAAGTTAGGATGTACTTTGGTTAATTTTTTAGGTAAGAGTTCATCCCGAGACATGGCAAAAAGGAGGCGAGGAACCACAAATAAGCTTACCAAAATCACAGTGGTCAAACCGGCAATGGCGCCAATGGTAACAATGGTGGTGGCCCAGTCAACTCCCACGTACTGGAGTGCCATCATTACTGGTGCTTCACAGCCTTTAAACATGCTGAAGGGCACCATCCCATTCATCACTGCGGTGACCAGAATGTAAATAATTGAGCAGATGGCCAATGATCCAATGATTCCGATTGGCAGGGCTTTCTGGGGATTTTTGGTTTCTTCTGCTGCTGAAGCCACTGTGTCAAATCCAATGTATGCAAAAAATACCATAGCTGCCCCCTGAAAAATTCCTGAAACGCCATGTGGTGCAAATGGATGATAGTTAGCAGGGTTAATGAATTTAAATCCCACTACAACGAATAATAAGATGATTGCCAGTTTAATGAATACAATGGTGGCATTAACTCGTGTACTTTCCTGTGCCCCTAAAAGTAAGATGCAA
Proteins encoded in this window:
- a CDS encoding amino acid permease gives rise to the protein MCGLFKKKDIEECLHCNSSEEKLKRSLGPISLIIMGIGAIIGAGIFIVTGIASATSGPSLVLSFVIAAIACSLTALCYSEMASLVTITGGVYTYTQITMGELWAWMVGWTGILQYIIAASAVAIGWSSYTVGFLSSMGINLPSFLTCSPLTGTGLINLPAFLIVILISCILLLGAQESTRVNATIVFIKLAIILLFVVVGFKFINPANYHPFAPHGVSGIFQGAAMVFFAYIGFDTVASAAEETKNPQKALPIGIIGSLAICSIIYILVTAVMNGMVPFSMFKGCEAPVMMALQYVGVDWATTIVTIGAIAGLTTVILVSLFVVPRLLFAMSRDELLPKKLTKVHPNFKSPAISILIVGVVTALVSGLLPLNDIFELVNIAALSSFIFLALSVLILRKTHPKIPRKFKCPLVPVVPVLSIIACLALITQLTHLTIKIFAIWTVMGLLFYFSYRRYKNSKKEQDNFLEPDEVEDVPPVDSSFGK